The following are encoded together in the Sphingomicrobium clamense genome:
- the serB gene encoding phosphoserine phosphatase SerB — protein sequence MDILAQRAACFPPKLFVADMDSTMIGQECIDELAAEVGLKDKVAAITERAMRGELDFAEALRERLALLEGLEVSVIDRLLFNRITPNPGARELIEGLKAAGVRCVLVSGGFTHFAKPIGELLGFDRVVANRLGVVDGKLTGKVEGDIVDADTKRRVLLEEAGDEVERSVAIGDGANDLKMMEVAGLGIAYRAKPKVAAQADARLNHASLDSLLVALLPRA from the coding sequence GTGGACATCCTTGCCCAGCGCGCCGCCTGTTTCCCGCCCAAGCTGTTCGTGGCCGATATGGACAGCACCATGATCGGTCAGGAATGTATCGACGAGCTGGCCGCCGAGGTCGGGCTTAAGGACAAGGTCGCCGCCATCACCGAGCGCGCCATGCGCGGCGAACTTGATTTTGCCGAGGCGCTGCGCGAGCGGCTGGCGCTGCTCGAAGGGCTTGAAGTCTCGGTCATCGACAGGCTGCTCTTCAACCGGATCACGCCCAATCCCGGAGCGCGGGAACTGATCGAGGGGCTGAAAGCGGCAGGGGTGCGCTGCGTGCTCGTGTCGGGCGGCTTCACTCATTTCGCCAAGCCGATCGGCGAATTGCTCGGTTTTGATCGCGTCGTCGCCAATCGCCTTGGGGTGGTCGACGGCAAGCTGACCGGAAAGGTCGAGGGCGACATTGTCGATGCCGACACCAAGCGGCGCGTGCTGTTGGAAGAAGCGGGCGACGAGGTGGAACGCAGCGTGGCGATCGGCGACGGCGCCAACGACCTCAAGATGATGGAAGTCGCGGGACTGGGGATCGCCTATCGCGCCAAGCCCAAGGTCGCTGCACAGGCCGACGCGCGGCTCAACCACGCATCGCTCGACAGTCTATTGGTGGCGCTCCTTCCCCGCGCCTAG
- the miaA gene encoding tRNA (adenosine(37)-N6)-dimethylallyltransferase MiaA, with the protein MIKEKPPLVVIAGPTASGKSDLAAALGASQGGVVINADSAQIYRDLSVVAATPSTEEMGDVPHRLYGARDGADACSAADWAAIAKREIERAHDAEMLPILVGGTGLYIRTLLDGIAPVPDIDPDIRTEIRATSTPDNHAALQELDPEKAQALDAADTTRIARALEVVRSTGKPLSYWQAQKEGGIGEAVRLSPLILLPDRDWLEARFERRFRQMMDEGAVEEVEALLERNLDPALPVMRAIGVPEIAAYLRGETSREDAIAAGALATRQYAKRQYTWFRNQPPAYWPRFTRPLDEDGAMDEAMVIVTNAL; encoded by the coding sequence ATGATCAAGGAAAAGCCGCCTCTCGTCGTCATTGCCGGACCGACTGCCAGCGGGAAATCCGATCTGGCCGCGGCGCTTGGCGCGAGTCAAGGCGGCGTCGTCATCAACGCCGACAGCGCGCAGATCTACCGCGACCTCTCGGTCGTGGCTGCCACGCCGAGCACGGAAGAGATGGGCGACGTGCCGCACCGCCTCTACGGCGCGCGCGACGGGGCCGACGCCTGCTCGGCCGCCGACTGGGCCGCTATCGCCAAGCGCGAGATCGAGCGCGCCCACGACGCGGAAATGCTCCCCATCCTCGTCGGCGGCACCGGCCTCTACATCCGCACCTTGCTCGACGGGATCGCGCCAGTTCCCGACATCGACCCCGACATCCGTACCGAGATCCGCGCCACATCGACGCCTGACAATCATGCGGCGCTACAGGAACTCGACCCGGAGAAGGCGCAGGCGCTCGATGCTGCCGACACCACCCGTATCGCCCGCGCGCTCGAGGTCGTCCGTTCGACCGGCAAGCCATTGTCCTACTGGCAGGCGCAGAAGGAGGGTGGGATTGGCGAGGCCGTGCGGCTGTCTCCGCTGATCCTCCTCCCCGACCGCGATTGGCTCGAGGCCCGCTTCGAACGTCGCTTCCGCCAGATGATGGACGAAGGCGCGGTCGAGGAGGTTGAGGCGCTGCTCGAACGCAATCTCGATCCCGCCCTTCCCGTCATGCGCGCCATCGGAGTCCCCGAAATCGCCGCCTATCTGCGCGGGGAGACCAGCCGTGAGGACGCCATCGCCGCCGGCGCCCTCGCCACCCGCCAATATGCCAAGCGCCAATATACCTGGTTCCGCAACCAGCCCCCCGCCTACTGGCCGCGTTTCACCCGCCCGCTCGACGAGGACGGCGCGATGGACGAAGCCATGGTCATCGTCACGAACGCGCTCTAA
- the ilvC gene encoding ketol-acid reductoisomerase, whose translation MDILKADQIDPAPLAGSKVAVIGYGNQGRAQAMNLRDSGIDVVVGLREDSASFERCKADNVPAASIADAATDAALVMMLLPDELMTAAYVEVEPHLGQGAALGFSHGLAIHSGFIVPRTDLDVLMVAPKGPGTALRSLYLEGKGMPALWAVAQDATGNAAATAHAYGLAIGCARAGLIHSSFQEECEADLFNEQGVVWGGVPALLLAGYDTLVEAGFSEEVAYYECVRELHLLAELIEARGIAGMREAISNTAELGAVLGGPKIVTPEVRQTLRDILASVQKGEFANALKQEEAEGYPLLRKAREDSRAHPSEGPRKRIESLE comes from the coding sequence ATGGACATCCTCAAGGCCGACCAAATCGATCCCGCGCCGCTGGCCGGCAGCAAAGTCGCGGTCATCGGCTACGGCAATCAGGGCCGCGCCCAGGCGATGAACCTGCGCGACAGCGGCATCGATGTCGTCGTCGGCCTGCGCGAGGACAGCGCGAGCTTCGAACGCTGTAAAGCCGATAACGTCCCCGCTGCATCGATCGCCGACGCCGCGACCGACGCCGCGCTCGTCATGATGCTCCTCCCCGACGAGCTCATGACTGCCGCCTATGTCGAGGTCGAACCACATCTCGGGCAAGGCGCCGCGCTCGGTTTCAGCCACGGCCTCGCCATCCACAGCGGCTTCATCGTCCCGCGCACCGACCTCGACGTCCTCATGGTCGCGCCCAAGGGTCCGGGCACCGCACTCCGCTCGCTCTACCTTGAGGGCAAGGGCATGCCCGCGCTCTGGGCGGTCGCGCAGGATGCCACCGGCAACGCCGCTGCCACCGCCCACGCCTACGGCCTCGCCATCGGCTGCGCCCGCGCGGGCCTCATCCACTCCAGCTTCCAGGAAGAGTGCGAGGCCGACCTGTTCAACGAGCAAGGAGTCGTCTGGGGCGGCGTCCCCGCGCTTCTCCTCGCAGGCTACGACACGCTCGTCGAGGCCGGCTTTTCAGAAGAAGTCGCCTATTACGAATGCGTGCGCGAACTGCACCTGCTCGCCGAGCTGATCGAGGCGCGGGGCATCGCCGGCATGCGCGAGGCGATCAGCAACACCGCCGAACTGGGCGCTGTTCTCGGCGGTCCCAAGATCGTCACGCCCGAAGTCCGCCAGACGCTGCGCGACATCCTCGCCTCGGTGCAGAAAGGCGAGTTCGCCAACGCGCTCAAGCAGGAGGAAGCCGAAGGCTACCCGCTGCTCAGGAAGGCGCGCGAAGACAGTCGCGCCCACCCCTCCGAGGGGCCGCGCAAACGAATCGAAAGTCTAGAGTAA
- a CDS encoding porin family protein codes for MNKFALVSVALLAGTAFATPAAAQLASSGPRVEALAGWDFVRAQEDFGGNYKNDGAMFGVGAGYDLGLGAVALGVDVELSKSDIDDVVTYEEGGQFVQATLENGRELYVGGRVTIPAGVKTDVYVKAGYANLENELELAYDDGVDVFRERISDTEDGIRVGAGFTRSLAGNAYVGSEYRFTSFDSDLDKHQVVAKIGLRF; via the coding sequence ATGAACAAGTTCGCGTTGGTTTCGGTCGCCCTTCTGGCCGGCACCGCCTTTGCCACTCCCGCCGCCGCGCAACTGGCCTCCAGCGGTCCGCGTGTCGAGGCCCTCGCCGGTTGGGACTTCGTCCGCGCGCAGGAGGATTTCGGCGGCAATTACAAGAACGATGGTGCGATGTTCGGCGTCGGCGCTGGCTACGACCTAGGCCTCGGCGCGGTTGCGCTGGGCGTCGATGTCGAGCTGTCGAAGAGCGATATCGACGATGTCGTGACCTATGAAGAGGGCGGCCAGTTCGTCCAGGCGACGCTCGAGAACGGGCGCGAGCTTTATGTCGGCGGTCGTGTGACGATCCCTGCGGGAGTGAAGACCGACGTCTACGTCAAGGCCGGTTACGCCAATCTCGAGAACGAGCTCGAGCTGGCCTATGACGACGGGGTCGACGTGTTCCGCGAGCGGATCTCGGACACCGAGGACGGCATCCGTGTCGGCGCCGGCTTTACGCGGTCGCTGGCGGGCAATGCCTATGTCGGCAGCGAATATCGTTTCACCAGCTTCGACAGCGACCTCGACAAGCATCAGGTCGTCGCCAAGATCGGCCTGCGCTTCTAG